The Sphingobacteriales bacterium nucleotide sequence ATTATATTTTAAAGCTAGACTTTTTGTTTCAACAGATAAGAATTCATTTATTTCAACATAAACTCTTCCATTTTCAGCTAAGGCATTTTTTGCCAATTCAAAAATTGTTTGATAATACATCAAAGGATTTTCGTTTGGTACAAATAATGCCAACTCAGGCTCATATTGCAATGTATTTTCTGTCATTAAATCTTGTTGCACAAATGGAATATATGGTGGATTGGAAACAATGATATCTAAATTTGAAAAATGATTATTTAGGTTAAAAATATCATCCAGAAGAAAATCAACCTTAACATTATTATTTGTTGCATTTTTATTAGCCACTTCAATTGCTTCATTACTAATATCTATTGCAGAAACTGACCAATTTTGTTTATGTTTTTTTAAAACAATTGGTATGCATCCTGAACCTGTTCCAATATCTAAAACTTTTAGGTTGTTGTTTGTATTTTCTTTTAAAATAAGATGCACCAATTCTTCAGTTTCTGGCCTTGGAATTAATACATTTTCATCTACATACAATTCTACATCATAAAAATATGCTTTGTTAAATATGTATTGAATAGGATAATTTGCAGATACTTTTTCAAAAATCTCGTTTAGATCTTCTACTTCATCATCATTAATAATATAACTTTTAATAATTACATATTTTTCATTGTAATATTCTTCTACAACATATTTAAAAATATTATCAGATTCTCTTTCGTCAAAAGTATCGTTCAATATCTTCGTAATAATTTTTTGATAATCTAAAAGCTTCAAAAATTCGTATTTTTGCACAAAGTAATCAGAAAAATAATACTTTGCAAATAGATGAAAAATATATGTTGCGTTGCTTTGAGCTAGCAAAACTTGGAGAAAGGTTTGTTGTTCCAAATCCAATGGTTGGCGCTGTTCTTGTTTATGACAATAAAATTATTGGCGAAGGCTATCATCAAGCTTATGGCAAAGCACATGCAGAAGTCAATTGTATTAATCATGTAAGCGCAGAAGATGTTGAGAAAATAAAAGATGCTACTTTGTATGTCAGTTTAGAACCATGTTCTCATTTTGGAAAAACGCCACCATGCGCTGATTTAATTATACAACATGGAATAAAAAATGTTGTGGTATCAACACTTGATCCAAATCCAATGGTTGCTGGCAATGGTATTAAAAAACTAAAAGAAGCAGGCATTAATGTTGCAATTAATATTTTAGAAAAAGAAGGTAAAAATTTAATCAAAGCATTCTATCAATTTCATTACAATAAAAAGTCATTTATTACTTTAAAATTTGCAGAAAGTATTGATGGTTACGTGAGCAAAGAAAATGAACGCATAAAAATAAGTAACGACATTTCTGATATTTTTGTACACCAACTCAGAGCATCACACCATGCTATTTTGATAGGAAAAAATACTTTAGATATTGACAATCCGATGTTGGATGTAAGACATTGCAATGGCAAAAATCCTATTAAAATCATACTATCAACAAACGGAAATATTGATTTATCCTATCGAATATTTAACGACAAAGAAACAGCAATTTATATAATAAATCAAACTATAGAACAACAAGAACAGAATATAAAATGGATAAAAGTAAACGATGTAAATAACTTAGATAATGTTTTAGATGTTTTATTTCAAAATGGTATACAATCAATTTTGGTAGAAGGTGGAAGCAAAATTTTGCATAGCTTTATACAACAAAACAAATGGAATTCAATCTATAAAATTATTGGTAATATTAAATTAAACAATGGAATTAAAGCACCAGAAATAAACTTCAATTACAACTCAAAAGAAACAATAAAAAAAGATACAATATTAAATTATATAAATAATACATATTAAAATGAATAGAAGTAAATCAGAATCGTTATTTGAAAAAGCAAAAACATTGATGCCTGGTGGCGTAAATTCTCCAGTAAGAGCATTTAGATCAGTCGGTGGCACACCCATTTTCTTTAAAAAAGGAAGTGGCTCAAAATTATATGATGAAGATGGAAATGAATATATCGACTTTTGTAATTCTTGGGGACCATTAATTCTTGGACATTGCAACGAAAAAATAGAAAATGCTATTATTGAAACTGTAAAAAATGGTACAACATTTGGTGCACCAACAGCCTTAGAAAATCAATTAGCAGAATTAATCATCAGCAATCATAGATATATTGAGAAAATAAGATTTGTAAGTTCTGGTACAGAAGCAGTAATGAGCGCATTGCGTTTGGCACGTGGTGTAACAGGAAAATCAAAAATCATAAAATTTGAAGGTTGCTATCATGGTCACGTAGATTCTATGTTGGTAAAAGCTGGCTCAGGATTGATTACTTTTGGCACATCATCATCAGCTGGTGTTCCAGAAGCATTTGCAAACGAAACCATAGTACTTCCACTAAATGATGAAGCGAGACTTAGTGAAACTATTGAAAACTTACATCATGAAATTGCTGCCGTAATTATAGAACCAATTCCAGCAAACAATGGCTTATTATTACAAAGCAAAAAATTCTTATTGCATTTACGTGAACTATGTGAACGCAACAATATTCTATTAATATTTGATGAAGTAATTTCTGGTTTTAGAGTTGGTTTTGATGGTGCTTCTGGTTTATATGAAATCAAAGCTGATATTTATACTTTTGGGAAAATAATTGGTGGTGGAATGCCAGTTGGTGCATACGCAGCATCTAACGAAATAATGAGTAATATAGCACCTGAAGGAAGTGTGTACCAAGCTGGTACATTGAGTGGAAATCCTGTTGCAATGGCTGCTGGCATTGCACAATTGGAACAATGTTTGGCTACTGATTTCTATAAACATTTACAACACAAAACAGAAACATTGGTTGATGGCATTAACAAACACATAAAAACAAAAGATTACAATTGTCATTTATACAATATTGGTTCTATATTTTGGATAACGTTTACAAAAGATTCTCATATTAGTAGTGCTGACCAAATTGATGCCAGCAAAATGACAATCTTTAATAAATTATATAATTATTTATTAAATAATGGCGTATATTTTGGCCCATCAGGTTACGAAGTAGGTTTTGTTTCTGATGCACATACTGATGAAGATATTACTAAAACCATCAAAATATTTTGCGATGGTTTGGATGTTGCATTTCAATAAAATTCTATTTCTTTAGAAACTTTGAACTGTACAAAGTATTGTTATTATTGATTAATAGAATATAATTTCCAGTATTTAGTTGGCTAACATCTATTGTTTGTGATAAGTTATTTTGTGCAACTATTTTTCCATTTGTATCAAAAATATAGTAAGTATCAATATTAGGATTTATTTGTTTTTCTAATTGTACATATATTTTTTGGTAGCTTGGATTTGGATAAATACTTATTTGTTGTATACTATTATTATTAATTTTTGTTTGTATATCATTAAAAACATATTGAATTAAGACACTATCTTCAAAGCAATTGTTTTTAAAGAAAATATAGAAAGAATCTGTGGTATTGCCTGCTTGGAAATTAAACACACCTTGCTCAAATGTATGTGGCACTGAAGAACTAACTTGTGTTGCATTATGAATTGTAACAGAAATATTTTGTGCAATAGTAATTGTATCAGAAATTGAATACGAAGCTGTAGGTTTATCTATAACTTTTATTTCTATAGTTTTTAAAACTGTATCATATGCATTTGTCAAAAATAAATTAAGCACTGTATCTGCATTTGGCTGAATAGTATGTGATAAATTGTTAGCCACATTGCTCCAAGAACTATATAAAAAATCTGATTTAATTGGTGCTGTGTTATTCCATTTTAGTGTTACAATTTCACCTTTACAAATTTCATATTTAGATACAACTAAGTTGGCTGCAACTTTTGGAATACTTAAATCTTTTCTGATATTTAATGCTGCATTGCGCATGACTTTATTTTGTTCTATTGTAAATGTAATTCCATCTGCGTAGTCCATTGTATTGCTACACATATCATTTTTATCGTTGGCTTCTACGCAAGAATTTACAATAGTATTGCAATTATAATTTGCTTCGTACTGCAATGGTGTGTCTTTTATGCCATCATCAATATTACAACCTTTTTCATCGTCGCTTGCCAAGCCGCCCAAAATGTGCAACAAACCTAGATAGTGTCCCATTTCGTGAATGATAGTACTAAAATAACTTAATTGTCTGTGGTTGCCTTTAAATAAATAATCTTGCAACAATACGCCATCCATAAATGCTAATGGCTGACCATATAAAAATGGAAATATTGGATAGGTTGATTGTCCACTATAACATGAACCACTTGTTTTTCTAAAATTGCCTACCCAAAAGTTTAAATAATGGCGTGTGTCCCATGCTGAAATGCCACCAAATTGATCTAGTTTTGCTTTTTGTTGTCCATTTATAAATGGAAATTCGCAAAACTCATTGCTGTTTGGTGCTGTCCATTTTTTATACCTGATTCCTTCTGCTAAAACACCTTGTGTATTGTAACGTGCAATGATTAGTTGAATGTAAGGCACATCAACAATATCATGAAATTCTGCTCTGTTAAAACTTAATAATTTTTCATATTCGATATTCAAATACTTATTTGCACTGTCCAATACTTCGTAAAAAACACTTTTATCATATAATTTGATATCAGCTATTGAATCTTCTATTAGAACATTAAAAACTACTGGAATTCTTATAGTGTCTTTGTCTGCTGATGTTCTTTGGTTTTGATTATTTATTGATTCTTGAATTTGTTTTATGATATCTAATTTGTATGTTTTTGATTGCACTTCATTTTGTGTCATAAAAATATTACCACACTGAGAAAAAGAAAATCTACTTAAAAATAAAAGTAGAAAAAATAAGATATTTGATTTCATCATAAATAATTTACAAAAATGATTGAATAGCAAGATTGTAACTTTGAAAACCGAAGCCAACAATAATTCCTTTGGCAACTGGAGAAATGTAGGAATGATGTCTAAATGGTTCTCTTGCAAAAGTATTGCTGATATGTACTTCTACAACTGGAGTTTTGATTGCTTTAATAGCATCAGCAATGGCAACTGATGTGTGTGTGTATGCGCCAGCATTGAGTACAATACCATCAAAACTAAATCCAACATCGTGTAGTTTGTTTATCAACTCTCCTTCTACATTTGATTGATAATAGAATAATTCTACTTGATTGAAAGTGTTTTTTAGTTGATTAAAAATATCTTCAAAACTTTGAGTTCCGTATATTGCTGGTTCACGTTTTCCTAATAAATTTAGATTTGGTCCGTTTATGATAAGTATTTTTTTCATAAATAAATTTTTAAAATCCTTTTAATAATGCTTTTTTTATCTTCTGGTCTTTTGGATTTTTGCCGACATACATATCAAATAATGCTTCGCCAAATGTTTGTCCATCGTTATTATTTTCACCAATTTCTCCTAAGGAATTGCCATTTTTATAATAGTACATTTTTTTATCACTATCAAAAAAGTTGTCTATATAATCTTTGTATCCAACGTTTGATTGCTCTATTGTCGTTTTAATATTATCTACTATATGTTTGAGTTCAATATATTTTTTTCCAAGACTTTCTTTTACACCACTTTCTATATTTTGACTTACAAGTGTTGGTGTAGCTAATGGTGTTGTTAAAAGCATTCTTAAATTTCTTGCAGTATTTCCATAGATGGCATCTTTTTCATCTGTAATTGGCTTTTCGGCATATAATGCAATTATATATGTATTGACAAAAAACTTTGTACGCATAGCTGCGCCGTTCAAATATAATTTCTTATTGTTGATAATAATAAAATCTGGTATTTCAATTCCTGATATTTTCATATATATTATTTATCATTATTAAAACAATTTCGACAACGTGGCTCGTAGCTTTCCTTTTCTCCAAGCATTACTTGTTTTTCATTCTCTACAAGTCTGTATGAAAAATTGGCTAATGCGCCACACTGAACACATATAGCATGTACTTTGGTTACATATTCTGCAACTGCCATTAATTGTGGCATTACACCGAATGGTGCGCCTAAAAAATCTTTATC carries:
- the prmC gene encoding peptide chain release factor N(5)-glutamine methyltransferase — translated: MKLLDYQKIITKILNDTFDERESDNIFKYVVEEYYNEKYVIIKSYIINDDEVEDLNEIFEKVSANYPIQYIFNKAYFYDVELYVDENVLIPRPETEELVHLILKENTNNNLKVLDIGTGSGCIPIVLKKHKQNWSVSAIDISNEAIEVANKNATNNNVKVDFLLDDIFNLNNHFSNLDIIVSNPPYIPFVQQDLMTENTLQYEPELALFVPNENPLMYYQTIFELAKNALAENGRVYVEINEFLSVETKSLALKYNFSVVEIIKDLSNKDRILRIEL
- the ribD gene encoding bifunctional diaminohydroxyphosphoribosylaminopyrimidine deaminase/5-amino-6-(5-phosphoribosylamino)uracil reductase RibD — its product is MQIDEKYMLRCFELAKLGERFVVPNPMVGAVLVYDNKIIGEGYHQAYGKAHAEVNCINHVSAEDVEKIKDATLYVSLEPCSHFGKTPPCADLIIQHGIKNVVVSTLDPNPMVAGNGIKKLKEAGINVAINILEKEGKNLIKAFYQFHYNKKSFITLKFAESIDGYVSKENERIKISNDISDIFVHQLRASHHAILIGKNTLDIDNPMLDVRHCNGKNPIKIILSTNGNIDLSYRIFNDKETAIYIINQTIEQQEQNIKWIKVNDVNNLDNVLDVLFQNGIQSILVEGGSKILHSFIQQNKWNSIYKIIGNIKLNNGIKAPEINFNYNSKETIKKDTILNYINNTY
- the hemL gene encoding glutamate-1-semialdehyde 2,1-aminomutase, coding for MNRSKSESLFEKAKTLMPGGVNSPVRAFRSVGGTPIFFKKGSGSKLYDEDGNEYIDFCNSWGPLILGHCNEKIENAIIETVKNGTTFGAPTALENQLAELIISNHRYIEKIRFVSSGTEAVMSALRLARGVTGKSKIIKFEGCYHGHVDSMLVKAGSGLITFGTSSSAGVPEAFANETIVLPLNDEARLSETIENLHHEIAAVIIEPIPANNGLLLQSKKFLLHLRELCERNNILLIFDEVISGFRVGFDGASGLYEIKADIYTFGKIIGGGMPVGAYAASNEIMSNIAPEGSVYQAGTLSGNPVAMAAGIAQLEQCLATDFYKHLQHKTETLVDGINKHIKTKDYNCHLYNIGSIFWITFTKDSHISSADQIDASKMTIFNKLYNYLLNNGVYFGPSGYEVGFVSDAHTDEDITKTIKIFCDGLDVAFQ
- a CDS encoding T9SS type A sorting domain-containing protein — translated: MTQNEVQSKTYKLDIIKQIQESINNQNQRTSADKDTIRIPVVFNVLIEDSIADIKLYDKSVFYEVLDSANKYLNIEYEKLLSFNRAEFHDIVDVPYIQLIIARYNTQGVLAEGIRYKKWTAPNSNEFCEFPFINGQQKAKLDQFGGISAWDTRHYLNFWVGNFRKTSGSCYSGQSTYPIFPFLYGQPLAFMDGVLLQDYLFKGNHRQLSYFSTIIHEMGHYLGLLHILGGLASDDEKGCNIDDGIKDTPLQYEANYNCNTIVNSCVEANDKNDMCSNTMDYADGITFTIEQNKVMRNAALNIRKDLSIPKVAANLVVSKYEICKGEIVTLKWNNTAPIKSDFLYSSWSNVANNLSHTIQPNADTVLNLFLTNAYDTVLKTIEIKVIDKPTASYSISDTITIAQNISVTIHNATQVSSSVPHTFEQGVFNFQAGNTTDSFYIFFKNNCFEDSVLIQYVFNDIQTKINNNSIQQISIYPNPSYQKIYVQLEKQINPNIDTYYIFDTNGKIVAQNNLSQTIDVSQLNTGNYILLINNNNTLYSSKFLKK
- the aroQ gene encoding type II 3-dehydroquinate dehydratase, translated to MKKILIINGPNLNLLGKREPAIYGTQSFEDIFNQLKNTFNQVELFYYQSNVEGELINKLHDVGFSFDGIVLNAGAYTHTSVAIADAIKAIKTPVVEVHISNTFAREPFRHHSYISPVAKGIIVGFGFQSYNLAIQSFL
- a CDS encoding chalcone isomerase family protein, encoding MKISGIEIPDFIIINNKKLYLNGAAMRTKFFVNTYIIALYAEKPITDEKDAIYGNTARNLRMLLTTPLATPTLVSQNIESGVKESLGKKYIELKHIVDNIKTTIEQSNVGYKDYIDNFFDSDKKMYYYKNGNSLGEIGENNNDGQTFGEALFDMYVGKNPKDQKIKKALLKGF